A genomic stretch from Malus domestica chromosome 15, GDT2T_hap1 includes:
- the LOC103415608 gene encoding uncharacterized protein isoform X1 has protein sequence MNTRVRTRLQSMKPPEKNQKERVEMKGGKITDTRKVISNGRASSRERKFALQQDVDKLKKKLRHEENVRRALQRAFTRPLGALPRLPPYLPPYTLELLAEVAVLEEEVVRLEEQVVHFRKDLYQEAVYISNSKRKMETFSAVSSDSYPIKNPKFQSQRGNNSTNSTEKDCPSPYVSDDKQGKENQSYNNITKSNERALIHKGQVRTPVKRPPIDHRAAEKRLEPQKLQFETRTADQESAQARLPTMPDKELSGDNSPNKISENIINCLSSILMRMSSVKNSGPAENERTENWDPYRICLEFGQRDIGPYKQLHAIEARNINPNQTANALFLLGRLKLLLRKLASVNLQSLNHQEKLAFWINIYNSCMMNAFLEHGIPESPEIIVALMQKATINVGGHILNAITIEHFILRLPFHSKYTFSKGTKNDEKTARNTFGLELSEPLVTFALSCGSWSSPSVRVYTASQVENELEVAKREYLQAAVGISSNRFAIPKILDWYLPDFAKDLESLLDWICLQLPSELGKEALKLLVKGKNEPLLQFVQVMPYEFNFRYLLCA, from the exons ATGAACACCAGAGTGAGGACAAGGCTGCAGTCTATGAAGCCACCTGAGAAGAATCAAAAG GAACGGGTAGAAATGAAAGGGGGTAAGATTACAGATACCAGAAAAGTAATCAGCAATGGAAGAGCTTCGAGCAGAGAGAGAAAATTTGCTTTACAACAAGAt GTTGATaagttgaagaagaagcttAGACATGAAGAGAATGTACGCAGAGCTTTGCAGAGGGCATTTACAAGACCCTTAGGAGCTCTGCCTCGTCTTCCTCCTTATCTGCCTCCTTAT aCATTAGAGCTTCTAGCAGAAGTGGCGGTTTTGGAAGAGGAGGTGGTTCGGCTCGAAGAACAGGTAGTGCATTTTAGGAAGGACTTGTATCAGGAAGCTGTATACATTTCAAACTCCAAGAGGAAAATGGAAACATTCTCAGCTGTTTCATCTGATTCGTACCCGATAAAGAATCCCAAATTTCAATCTCAAAGAGGAAACAATTCTACCAATTCCACTGAAAAGGATTGTCCATCCCCTTATG TTTCAGATGATAAGCAGGGAAAAGAGAACCAATCATATAATAACATTACGAAGAGCAATGAGAGAGCCTTGATCCATAAAGGTCAGGTTAGGACTCCAGTGAAGAGACCTCCAATCGATCACAGAGCTGCAGAAAAGCGTTTAGAGCCTCAGAAACTACAG TTTGAAACTAGAACTGCGGATCAAGAAAGTGCGCAAGCAAGACTTCCTACTATGCCGGACAAGGAGTTGTCAGGAGATAACAGTCCTaacaaaatttcagaaaatatTATCAATTGCTTATCAAGCATTCTCATGAGAATGAGTTCAGTTAAGAATTCGGGTCCTGCAGAAAATGAAAGAACAGAAAATTGGGATCCTTATCGTATTTGTTTGGAATTTGGACAAAGAGATATCGGTCCATATAAACAATTACACGCAATTGAAGCTCGGAATATTAATCCAAACCAAACAGCAAATGCTTTGTTCCTACTCGGCAGACTGAA ACTACTGCTACGGAAACTTGCTTCTGTAAATTTACAAAGCCTCAATCATCAGGAGAAGCTTGCCTTCTGGATCAATATATACAACTCCTGCATGATGAAT GCCTTCCTCGAGCACGGCATACCTGAGAGTCCCGAGATAATTGTTGCCCTAATGCAGAAA GCGACAATAAATGTTGGTGGACACATACTGAATGCAATAACTATTGAACATTTCATCTTGAGACTGCCTTTTCACTCAAAATAT ACCTTCTCCAAGGGTACAAAAAATGACGAGAAGACGGCAAGAAATACTTTCGGATTGGAATTATCCGAACCGTTGGTAACGTTTGCGCTATCATGTGGCAGCTGGTCCTCCCCTTCT GTGAGAGTGTACACTGCATCCCAAGTTGAAAATGAACTGGAAGTTGCAAAAAGAGAGTACCTACAAGCTGCAGTTGGAATTTCATCAAATAGGTTTGCAATTCCAAAGATTTTGGATTGGTATTTACCTGATTTTGCTAAGGATTTGGAGTCATTGCTTGATTGGATCTGCCTTCAGCTCCCAAGTGAACTAGGAAAAGAGGCACTTAAGCTTCTTGTAAAAGGTAAAAATGAGCCTCTTTTACAATTTGTCCAAGTAATGCCGTATGAGTTTAATTTTAGGTACCTTCTATGCGCATGA
- the LOC103415608 gene encoding uncharacterized protein isoform X2 — translation MNTRVRTRLQSMKPPEKNQKERVEMKGGKITDTRKVISNGRASSRERKFALQQDVDKLKKKLRHEENVRRALQRAFTRPLGALPRLPPYLPPYTLELLAEVAVLEEEVVRLEEQVVHFRKDLYQEAVYISNSKRKMETFSAVSSDSYPIKNPKFQSQRGNNSTNSTEKDCPSPYDDKQGKENQSYNNITKSNERALIHKGQVRTPVKRPPIDHRAAEKRLEPQKLQFETRTADQESAQARLPTMPDKELSGDNSPNKISENIINCLSSILMRMSSVKNSGPAENERTENWDPYRICLEFGQRDIGPYKQLHAIEARNINPNQTANALFLLGRLKLLLRKLASVNLQSLNHQEKLAFWINIYNSCMMNAFLEHGIPESPEIIVALMQKATINVGGHILNAITIEHFILRLPFHSKYTFSKGTKNDEKTARNTFGLELSEPLVTFALSCGSWSSPSVRVYTASQVENELEVAKREYLQAAVGISSNRFAIPKILDWYLPDFAKDLESLLDWICLQLPSELGKEALKLLVKGKNEPLLQFVQVMPYEFNFRYLLCA, via the exons ATGAACACCAGAGTGAGGACAAGGCTGCAGTCTATGAAGCCACCTGAGAAGAATCAAAAG GAACGGGTAGAAATGAAAGGGGGTAAGATTACAGATACCAGAAAAGTAATCAGCAATGGAAGAGCTTCGAGCAGAGAGAGAAAATTTGCTTTACAACAAGAt GTTGATaagttgaagaagaagcttAGACATGAAGAGAATGTACGCAGAGCTTTGCAGAGGGCATTTACAAGACCCTTAGGAGCTCTGCCTCGTCTTCCTCCTTATCTGCCTCCTTAT aCATTAGAGCTTCTAGCAGAAGTGGCGGTTTTGGAAGAGGAGGTGGTTCGGCTCGAAGAACAGGTAGTGCATTTTAGGAAGGACTTGTATCAGGAAGCTGTATACATTTCAAACTCCAAGAGGAAAATGGAAACATTCTCAGCTGTTTCATCTGATTCGTACCCGATAAAGAATCCCAAATTTCAATCTCAAAGAGGAAACAATTCTACCAATTCCACTGAAAAGGATTGTCCATCCCCTTATG ATGATAAGCAGGGAAAAGAGAACCAATCATATAATAACATTACGAAGAGCAATGAGAGAGCCTTGATCCATAAAGGTCAGGTTAGGACTCCAGTGAAGAGACCTCCAATCGATCACAGAGCTGCAGAAAAGCGTTTAGAGCCTCAGAAACTACAG TTTGAAACTAGAACTGCGGATCAAGAAAGTGCGCAAGCAAGACTTCCTACTATGCCGGACAAGGAGTTGTCAGGAGATAACAGTCCTaacaaaatttcagaaaatatTATCAATTGCTTATCAAGCATTCTCATGAGAATGAGTTCAGTTAAGAATTCGGGTCCTGCAGAAAATGAAAGAACAGAAAATTGGGATCCTTATCGTATTTGTTTGGAATTTGGACAAAGAGATATCGGTCCATATAAACAATTACACGCAATTGAAGCTCGGAATATTAATCCAAACCAAACAGCAAATGCTTTGTTCCTACTCGGCAGACTGAA ACTACTGCTACGGAAACTTGCTTCTGTAAATTTACAAAGCCTCAATCATCAGGAGAAGCTTGCCTTCTGGATCAATATATACAACTCCTGCATGATGAAT GCCTTCCTCGAGCACGGCATACCTGAGAGTCCCGAGATAATTGTTGCCCTAATGCAGAAA GCGACAATAAATGTTGGTGGACACATACTGAATGCAATAACTATTGAACATTTCATCTTGAGACTGCCTTTTCACTCAAAATAT ACCTTCTCCAAGGGTACAAAAAATGACGAGAAGACGGCAAGAAATACTTTCGGATTGGAATTATCCGAACCGTTGGTAACGTTTGCGCTATCATGTGGCAGCTGGTCCTCCCCTTCT GTGAGAGTGTACACTGCATCCCAAGTTGAAAATGAACTGGAAGTTGCAAAAAGAGAGTACCTACAAGCTGCAGTTGGAATTTCATCAAATAGGTTTGCAATTCCAAAGATTTTGGATTGGTATTTACCTGATTTTGCTAAGGATTTGGAGTCATTGCTTGATTGGATCTGCCTTCAGCTCCCAAGTGAACTAGGAAAAGAGGCACTTAAGCTTCTTGTAAAAGGTAAAAATGAGCCTCTTTTACAATTTGTCCAAGTAATGCCGTATGAGTTTAATTTTAGGTACCTTCTATGCGCATGA
- the LOC103415608 gene encoding uncharacterized protein isoform X8, translating to MNTRVRTRLQSMKPPEKNQKVDKLKKKLRHEENVRRALQRAFTRPLGALPRLPPYLPPYTLELLAEVAVLEEEVVRLEEQVVHFRKDLYQEAVYISNSKRKMETFSAVSSDSYPIKNPKFQSQRGNNSTNSTEKDCPSPYVSDDKQGKENQSYNNITKSNERALIHKGQVRTPVKRPPIDHRAAEKRLEPQKLQFETRTADQESAQARLPTMPDKELSGDNSPNKISENIINCLSSILMRMSSVKNSGPAENERTENWDPYRICLEFGQRDIGPYKQLHAIEARNINPNQTANALFLLGRLKLLLRKLASVNLQSLNHQEKLAFWINIYNSCMMNAFLEHGIPESPEIIVALMQKATINVGGHILNAITIEHFILRLPFHSKYGTKNDEKTARNTFGLELSEPLVTFALSCGSWSSPSVRVYTASQVENELEVAKREYLQAAVGISSNRFAIPKILDWYLPDFAKDLESLLDWICLQLPSELGKEALKLLVKGKNEPLLQFVQVMPYEFNFRYLLCA from the exons ATGAACACCAGAGTGAGGACAAGGCTGCAGTCTATGAAGCCACCTGAGAAGAATCAAAAG GTTGATaagttgaagaagaagcttAGACATGAAGAGAATGTACGCAGAGCTTTGCAGAGGGCATTTACAAGACCCTTAGGAGCTCTGCCTCGTCTTCCTCCTTATCTGCCTCCTTAT aCATTAGAGCTTCTAGCAGAAGTGGCGGTTTTGGAAGAGGAGGTGGTTCGGCTCGAAGAACAGGTAGTGCATTTTAGGAAGGACTTGTATCAGGAAGCTGTATACATTTCAAACTCCAAGAGGAAAATGGAAACATTCTCAGCTGTTTCATCTGATTCGTACCCGATAAAGAATCCCAAATTTCAATCTCAAAGAGGAAACAATTCTACCAATTCCACTGAAAAGGATTGTCCATCCCCTTATG TTTCAGATGATAAGCAGGGAAAAGAGAACCAATCATATAATAACATTACGAAGAGCAATGAGAGAGCCTTGATCCATAAAGGTCAGGTTAGGACTCCAGTGAAGAGACCTCCAATCGATCACAGAGCTGCAGAAAAGCGTTTAGAGCCTCAGAAACTACAG TTTGAAACTAGAACTGCGGATCAAGAAAGTGCGCAAGCAAGACTTCCTACTATGCCGGACAAGGAGTTGTCAGGAGATAACAGTCCTaacaaaatttcagaaaatatTATCAATTGCTTATCAAGCATTCTCATGAGAATGAGTTCAGTTAAGAATTCGGGTCCTGCAGAAAATGAAAGAACAGAAAATTGGGATCCTTATCGTATTTGTTTGGAATTTGGACAAAGAGATATCGGTCCATATAAACAATTACACGCAATTGAAGCTCGGAATATTAATCCAAACCAAACAGCAAATGCTTTGTTCCTACTCGGCAGACTGAA ACTACTGCTACGGAAACTTGCTTCTGTAAATTTACAAAGCCTCAATCATCAGGAGAAGCTTGCCTTCTGGATCAATATATACAACTCCTGCATGATGAAT GCCTTCCTCGAGCACGGCATACCTGAGAGTCCCGAGATAATTGTTGCCCTAATGCAGAAA GCGACAATAAATGTTGGTGGACACATACTGAATGCAATAACTATTGAACATTTCATCTTGAGACTGCCTTTTCACTCAAAATAT GGTACAAAAAATGACGAGAAGACGGCAAGAAATACTTTCGGATTGGAATTATCCGAACCGTTGGTAACGTTTGCGCTATCATGTGGCAGCTGGTCCTCCCCTTCT GTGAGAGTGTACACTGCATCCCAAGTTGAAAATGAACTGGAAGTTGCAAAAAGAGAGTACCTACAAGCTGCAGTTGGAATTTCATCAAATAGGTTTGCAATTCCAAAGATTTTGGATTGGTATTTACCTGATTTTGCTAAGGATTTGGAGTCATTGCTTGATTGGATCTGCCTTCAGCTCCCAAGTGAACTAGGAAAAGAGGCACTTAAGCTTCTTGTAAAAGGTAAAAATGAGCCTCTTTTACAATTTGTCCAAGTAATGCCGTATGAGTTTAATTTTAGGTACCTTCTATGCGCATGA
- the LOC103415608 gene encoding uncharacterized protein isoform X4 produces the protein MNTRVRTRLQSMKPPEKNQKERVEMKGGKITDTRKVISNGRASSRERKFALQQDVDKLKKKLRHEENVRRALQRAFTRPLGALPRLPPYLPPYTLELLAEVAVLEEEVVRLEEQVVHFRKDLYQEAVYISNSKRKMETFSAVSSDSYPIKNPKFQSQRGNNSTNSTEKDCPSPYDDKQGKENQSYNNITKSNERALIHKGQVRTPVKRPPIDHRAAEKRLEPQKLQFETRTADQESAQARLPTMPDKELSGDNSPNKISENIINCLSSILMRMSSVKNSGPAENERTENWDPYRICLEFGQRDIGPYKQLHAIEARNINPNQTANALFLLGRLKLLLRKLASVNLQSLNHQEKLAFWINIYNSCMMNAFLEHGIPESPEIIVALMQKATINVGGHILNAITIEHFILRLPFHSKYGTKNDEKTARNTFGLELSEPLVTFALSCGSWSSPSVRVYTASQVENELEVAKREYLQAAVGISSNRFAIPKILDWYLPDFAKDLESLLDWICLQLPSELGKEALKLLVKGKNEPLLQFVQVMPYEFNFRYLLCA, from the exons ATGAACACCAGAGTGAGGACAAGGCTGCAGTCTATGAAGCCACCTGAGAAGAATCAAAAG GAACGGGTAGAAATGAAAGGGGGTAAGATTACAGATACCAGAAAAGTAATCAGCAATGGAAGAGCTTCGAGCAGAGAGAGAAAATTTGCTTTACAACAAGAt GTTGATaagttgaagaagaagcttAGACATGAAGAGAATGTACGCAGAGCTTTGCAGAGGGCATTTACAAGACCCTTAGGAGCTCTGCCTCGTCTTCCTCCTTATCTGCCTCCTTAT aCATTAGAGCTTCTAGCAGAAGTGGCGGTTTTGGAAGAGGAGGTGGTTCGGCTCGAAGAACAGGTAGTGCATTTTAGGAAGGACTTGTATCAGGAAGCTGTATACATTTCAAACTCCAAGAGGAAAATGGAAACATTCTCAGCTGTTTCATCTGATTCGTACCCGATAAAGAATCCCAAATTTCAATCTCAAAGAGGAAACAATTCTACCAATTCCACTGAAAAGGATTGTCCATCCCCTTATG ATGATAAGCAGGGAAAAGAGAACCAATCATATAATAACATTACGAAGAGCAATGAGAGAGCCTTGATCCATAAAGGTCAGGTTAGGACTCCAGTGAAGAGACCTCCAATCGATCACAGAGCTGCAGAAAAGCGTTTAGAGCCTCAGAAACTACAG TTTGAAACTAGAACTGCGGATCAAGAAAGTGCGCAAGCAAGACTTCCTACTATGCCGGACAAGGAGTTGTCAGGAGATAACAGTCCTaacaaaatttcagaaaatatTATCAATTGCTTATCAAGCATTCTCATGAGAATGAGTTCAGTTAAGAATTCGGGTCCTGCAGAAAATGAAAGAACAGAAAATTGGGATCCTTATCGTATTTGTTTGGAATTTGGACAAAGAGATATCGGTCCATATAAACAATTACACGCAATTGAAGCTCGGAATATTAATCCAAACCAAACAGCAAATGCTTTGTTCCTACTCGGCAGACTGAA ACTACTGCTACGGAAACTTGCTTCTGTAAATTTACAAAGCCTCAATCATCAGGAGAAGCTTGCCTTCTGGATCAATATATACAACTCCTGCATGATGAAT GCCTTCCTCGAGCACGGCATACCTGAGAGTCCCGAGATAATTGTTGCCCTAATGCAGAAA GCGACAATAAATGTTGGTGGACACATACTGAATGCAATAACTATTGAACATTTCATCTTGAGACTGCCTTTTCACTCAAAATAT GGTACAAAAAATGACGAGAAGACGGCAAGAAATACTTTCGGATTGGAATTATCCGAACCGTTGGTAACGTTTGCGCTATCATGTGGCAGCTGGTCCTCCCCTTCT GTGAGAGTGTACACTGCATCCCAAGTTGAAAATGAACTGGAAGTTGCAAAAAGAGAGTACCTACAAGCTGCAGTTGGAATTTCATCAAATAGGTTTGCAATTCCAAAGATTTTGGATTGGTATTTACCTGATTTTGCTAAGGATTTGGAGTCATTGCTTGATTGGATCTGCCTTCAGCTCCCAAGTGAACTAGGAAAAGAGGCACTTAAGCTTCTTGTAAAAGGTAAAAATGAGCCTCTTTTACAATTTGTCCAAGTAATGCCGTATGAGTTTAATTTTAGGTACCTTCTATGCGCATGA
- the LOC103415608 gene encoding uncharacterized protein isoform X7 — translation MNTRVRTRLQSMKPPEKNQKVDKLKKKLRHEENVRRALQRAFTRPLGALPRLPPYLPPYTLELLAEVAVLEEEVVRLEEQVVHFRKDLYQEAVYISNSKRKMETFSAVSSDSYPIKNPKFQSQRGNNSTNSTEKDCPSPYVSDDKQGKENQSYNNITKSNERALIHKGQVRTPVKRPPIDHRAAEKRLEPQKLQFETRTADQESAQARLPTMPDKELSGDNSPNKISENIINCLSSILMRMSSVKNSGPAENERTENWDPYRICLEFGQRDIGPYKQLHAIEARNINPNQTANALFLLGRLKLLLRKLASVNLQSLNHQEKLAFWINIYNSCMMNAFLEHGIPESPEIIVALMQKATINVGGHILNAITIEHFILRLPFHSKYTFSKGTKNDEKTARNTFGLELSEPLVTFALSCGSWSSPSVRVYTASQVENELEVAKREYLQAAVGISSNRFAIPKILDWYLPDFAKDLESLLDWICLQLPSELGKEALKLLVKGKNEPLLQFVQVMPYEFNFRYLLCA, via the exons ATGAACACCAGAGTGAGGACAAGGCTGCAGTCTATGAAGCCACCTGAGAAGAATCAAAAG GTTGATaagttgaagaagaagcttAGACATGAAGAGAATGTACGCAGAGCTTTGCAGAGGGCATTTACAAGACCCTTAGGAGCTCTGCCTCGTCTTCCTCCTTATCTGCCTCCTTAT aCATTAGAGCTTCTAGCAGAAGTGGCGGTTTTGGAAGAGGAGGTGGTTCGGCTCGAAGAACAGGTAGTGCATTTTAGGAAGGACTTGTATCAGGAAGCTGTATACATTTCAAACTCCAAGAGGAAAATGGAAACATTCTCAGCTGTTTCATCTGATTCGTACCCGATAAAGAATCCCAAATTTCAATCTCAAAGAGGAAACAATTCTACCAATTCCACTGAAAAGGATTGTCCATCCCCTTATG TTTCAGATGATAAGCAGGGAAAAGAGAACCAATCATATAATAACATTACGAAGAGCAATGAGAGAGCCTTGATCCATAAAGGTCAGGTTAGGACTCCAGTGAAGAGACCTCCAATCGATCACAGAGCTGCAGAAAAGCGTTTAGAGCCTCAGAAACTACAG TTTGAAACTAGAACTGCGGATCAAGAAAGTGCGCAAGCAAGACTTCCTACTATGCCGGACAAGGAGTTGTCAGGAGATAACAGTCCTaacaaaatttcagaaaatatTATCAATTGCTTATCAAGCATTCTCATGAGAATGAGTTCAGTTAAGAATTCGGGTCCTGCAGAAAATGAAAGAACAGAAAATTGGGATCCTTATCGTATTTGTTTGGAATTTGGACAAAGAGATATCGGTCCATATAAACAATTACACGCAATTGAAGCTCGGAATATTAATCCAAACCAAACAGCAAATGCTTTGTTCCTACTCGGCAGACTGAA ACTACTGCTACGGAAACTTGCTTCTGTAAATTTACAAAGCCTCAATCATCAGGAGAAGCTTGCCTTCTGGATCAATATATACAACTCCTGCATGATGAAT GCCTTCCTCGAGCACGGCATACCTGAGAGTCCCGAGATAATTGTTGCCCTAATGCAGAAA GCGACAATAAATGTTGGTGGACACATACTGAATGCAATAACTATTGAACATTTCATCTTGAGACTGCCTTTTCACTCAAAATAT ACCTTCTCCAAGGGTACAAAAAATGACGAGAAGACGGCAAGAAATACTTTCGGATTGGAATTATCCGAACCGTTGGTAACGTTTGCGCTATCATGTGGCAGCTGGTCCTCCCCTTCT GTGAGAGTGTACACTGCATCCCAAGTTGAAAATGAACTGGAAGTTGCAAAAAGAGAGTACCTACAAGCTGCAGTTGGAATTTCATCAAATAGGTTTGCAATTCCAAAGATTTTGGATTGGTATTTACCTGATTTTGCTAAGGATTTGGAGTCATTGCTTGATTGGATCTGCCTTCAGCTCCCAAGTGAACTAGGAAAAGAGGCACTTAAGCTTCTTGTAAAAGGTAAAAATGAGCCTCTTTTACAATTTGTCCAAGTAATGCCGTATGAGTTTAATTTTAGGTACCTTCTATGCGCATGA
- the LOC103415608 gene encoding uncharacterized protein isoform X3, with translation MNTRVRTRLQSMKPPEKNQKERVEMKGGKITDTRKVISNGRASSRERKFALQQDVDKLKKKLRHEENVRRALQRAFTRPLGALPRLPPYLPPYTLELLAEVAVLEEEVVRLEEQVVHFRKDLYQEAVYISNSKRKMETFSAVSSDSYPIKNPKFQSQRGNNSTNSTEKDCPSPYVSDDKQGKENQSYNNITKSNERALIHKGQVRTPVKRPPIDHRAAEKRLEPQKLQFETRTADQESAQARLPTMPDKELSGDNSPNKISENIINCLSSILMRMSSVKNSGPAENERTENWDPYRICLEFGQRDIGPYKQLHAIEARNINPNQTANALFLLGRLKLLLRKLASVNLQSLNHQEKLAFWINIYNSCMMNAFLEHGIPESPEIIVALMQKATINVGGHILNAITIEHFILRLPFHSKYGTKNDEKTARNTFGLELSEPLVTFALSCGSWSSPSVRVYTASQVENELEVAKREYLQAAVGISSNRFAIPKILDWYLPDFAKDLESLLDWICLQLPSELGKEALKLLVKGKNEPLLQFVQVMPYEFNFRYLLCA, from the exons ATGAACACCAGAGTGAGGACAAGGCTGCAGTCTATGAAGCCACCTGAGAAGAATCAAAAG GAACGGGTAGAAATGAAAGGGGGTAAGATTACAGATACCAGAAAAGTAATCAGCAATGGAAGAGCTTCGAGCAGAGAGAGAAAATTTGCTTTACAACAAGAt GTTGATaagttgaagaagaagcttAGACATGAAGAGAATGTACGCAGAGCTTTGCAGAGGGCATTTACAAGACCCTTAGGAGCTCTGCCTCGTCTTCCTCCTTATCTGCCTCCTTAT aCATTAGAGCTTCTAGCAGAAGTGGCGGTTTTGGAAGAGGAGGTGGTTCGGCTCGAAGAACAGGTAGTGCATTTTAGGAAGGACTTGTATCAGGAAGCTGTATACATTTCAAACTCCAAGAGGAAAATGGAAACATTCTCAGCTGTTTCATCTGATTCGTACCCGATAAAGAATCCCAAATTTCAATCTCAAAGAGGAAACAATTCTACCAATTCCACTGAAAAGGATTGTCCATCCCCTTATG TTTCAGATGATAAGCAGGGAAAAGAGAACCAATCATATAATAACATTACGAAGAGCAATGAGAGAGCCTTGATCCATAAAGGTCAGGTTAGGACTCCAGTGAAGAGACCTCCAATCGATCACAGAGCTGCAGAAAAGCGTTTAGAGCCTCAGAAACTACAG TTTGAAACTAGAACTGCGGATCAAGAAAGTGCGCAAGCAAGACTTCCTACTATGCCGGACAAGGAGTTGTCAGGAGATAACAGTCCTaacaaaatttcagaaaatatTATCAATTGCTTATCAAGCATTCTCATGAGAATGAGTTCAGTTAAGAATTCGGGTCCTGCAGAAAATGAAAGAACAGAAAATTGGGATCCTTATCGTATTTGTTTGGAATTTGGACAAAGAGATATCGGTCCATATAAACAATTACACGCAATTGAAGCTCGGAATATTAATCCAAACCAAACAGCAAATGCTTTGTTCCTACTCGGCAGACTGAA ACTACTGCTACGGAAACTTGCTTCTGTAAATTTACAAAGCCTCAATCATCAGGAGAAGCTTGCCTTCTGGATCAATATATACAACTCCTGCATGATGAAT GCCTTCCTCGAGCACGGCATACCTGAGAGTCCCGAGATAATTGTTGCCCTAATGCAGAAA GCGACAATAAATGTTGGTGGACACATACTGAATGCAATAACTATTGAACATTTCATCTTGAGACTGCCTTTTCACTCAAAATAT GGTACAAAAAATGACGAGAAGACGGCAAGAAATACTTTCGGATTGGAATTATCCGAACCGTTGGTAACGTTTGCGCTATCATGTGGCAGCTGGTCCTCCCCTTCT GTGAGAGTGTACACTGCATCCCAAGTTGAAAATGAACTGGAAGTTGCAAAAAGAGAGTACCTACAAGCTGCAGTTGGAATTTCATCAAATAGGTTTGCAATTCCAAAGATTTTGGATTGGTATTTACCTGATTTTGCTAAGGATTTGGAGTCATTGCTTGATTGGATCTGCCTTCAGCTCCCAAGTGAACTAGGAAAAGAGGCACTTAAGCTTCTTGTAAAAGGTAAAAATGAGCCTCTTTTACAATTTGTCCAAGTAATGCCGTATGAGTTTAATTTTAGGTACCTTCTATGCGCATGA